A single Aspergillus chevalieri M1 DNA, chromosome 3, nearly complete sequence DNA region contains:
- a CDS encoding putative ubiquitin fusion degradation protein (Ufd1) (COG:O;~EggNog:ENOG410PG2Y;~InterPro:IPR042556,IPR032353,IPR042299,IPR004854;~PFAM:PF16558,PF03152;~go_process: GO:0006511 - ubiquitin-dependent protein catabolic process [Evidence IEA]) — MMAGAEDSLRWSSQFIVTPPPQTPRLPGDKITLPQRALEELLAVAPIQEVSPRGALIHTRAFDPFNPHTFAAESRAREQDADRQHQLPHPLTFRVVNPQNGRVIYAGIREFSAPENEVGLSAFLRDALGIEESQTNSEASDVEQSGAMNGVKTQGPTVTVHAKQLPKGTYVRLRPLEAGYDPEDWKALLERYLRDNFTTLTTGEILAVSGGRNESFRFLVDRVEPQGDGICVVDTDLEVDILALTEDQARETLRKRLEKESRAPGSKGGSSIGGALSLGETITGQVVPGEYVDYELRDWNREDTIAVEIDVLDDDTNVSLFASPFSSRQRNRPRDDEHVFGDFSSQPSKRIKIASTNVELEGAETLYVSAHAFPFSTRDATDAGQKTPAPYKLRIVTNPSESEDIEKEDESGPQDPEDVQCKNCLQWVPQRTLVLHENFCFRNNVVCPQCRNVFQKRSPEWQNHWHCEHDNSYGNDAASKESHNRIFHETCSCSACGFEAEGLPRLAQHRTTVCPGKPILCRFCHLVVSQQGESEPDLHDPEVLLSGLTPHELVDGGRTTECHLCNKIIRLRDMNTHLRHHDLERLSRPPPRICLNQNCGRTLDARSGGVKNDSLGLCNICFGPLYVDTYDPDGKALRRRIERRYLSQMMTGCGKQWCQNEYCKTGKSNNNTNNTQPPTMTTANILTATRPLTNAINLQPDSTPNTAPFFFCTDQTGQQRRTMAEMLAAEGDVTSGGKTYDLAWCVAAVEATSGNLDRAKEWLDNWAPSKGEDVRAVA; from the coding sequence ATGATGGCTGGTGCCGAAGACTCCCTGCGCTGGTCATCGCAATTCATCGTCACCCCGCCACCACAGACCCCCCGACTGCCCGGCGATAAGATCACATTACCACAACGCGCCCTCGAGGAATTGCTCGCAGTCGCCCCTATCCAGGAGGTATCCCCGCGAGGCGCGCTCATACATACCCGCGCCTTCGATCCGTTCAACCCGCATACCTTTGCCGCCGAATCGCGAGCCCGCGAACAGGACGCCGATCGCCAACACCAACTCCCTCATCCGCTGACATTCCGCGTCGTGAACCCTCAGAATGGCCGCGTGATATATGCTGGGATTCGGGAGTTCTCTGCGCCGGAGAACGAGGTTGGTTTAAGTGCATTTCTTCGGGATGCGCTGGGGATCGAGGAGTCGCAGACCAACAGCGAAGCATCGGATGTTGAGCAGTCTGGGGCTATGAACGGGGTAAAGACTCAAGGACCGACCGTCACGGTACATGCGAAGCAGTTGCCGAAAGGTACCTACGTTCGCCTCCGCCCACTCGAGGCAGGTTACGATCCGGAAGACTGGAAGGCGTTGCTGGAACGGTACTTGCGCGACAACTTCACAACATTGACTACCGGCGAGATCCTTGCTGTATCTGGAGGACGGAATGAGTCGTTCAGGTTTCTGGTTGACAGGGTGGAGCCTCAGGGCGACGGGATCTGTGTCGTTGATACAGATTTAGAAGTAGATATACTGGCTTTAACAGAAGACCAAGCCAGAGAGACATTACGGAAGCGGTTGGAAAAGGAGTCTCGCGCGCCTGGGAGCAAAGGAGGCAGCTCGATTGGAGGCGCACTTAGCCTAGGGGAGACCATCACAGGCCAGGTAGTGCCTGGGGAGTATGTCGATTATGAGCTTCGCGACTGGAATCGCGAAGACACCATTGCCGTCGAAATTGACGTTTTGGATGATGATACCAACGTGTCTCTCTTTGCCAgccctttctcttctcgcCAACGGAACCGGCCCAGGGATGACGAGCATGTCTTTGGTGACTTTTCGAGTCAGCCGTCGAAACGCATCAAGATCGCGTCGACCAATGTCGAGTTGGAAGGGGCAGAAACCCTGTATGTATCTGCGCATGCTTTCCCTTTCTCCACACGAGATGCGACAGATGCGGGTCAGAAGACGCCCGCGCCGTACAAACTACGCATCGTGACGAACCCTTCAGAGTCGGAAGATATCGAGAAAGAAGACGAGTCGGGTCCTCAGGATCCTGAAGATGTTCAATGCAAAAACTGTCTGCAATGGGTGCCTCAAAGGACATTAGTCCTACATGAGAATTTCTGTTTCCGGAACAATGTGGTCTGCCCTCAATGCCGCAATGTCTTCCAGAAGAGGTCCCCAGAATGGCAAAACCACTGGCACTGTGAGCACGATAATTCTTATGGCAATGATGCCGCAAGCAAGGAAAGTCACAACAGGATATTCCACGAAACATGCTCATGTTCAGCTTGTGGATTCGAGGCAGAAGGTCTTCCACGACTGGCCCAGCATCGTACGACCGTCTGCCCCGGAAAACCAATATTGTGTCGATTCTGTCACCTCGTGGTTTCCCAGCAAGGCGAGTCGGAGCCTGACTTACATGACCCTGAAGTGCTACTCTCGGGCCTTACGCCGCATGAGCTTGTCGATGGAGGACGTACTACGGAATGCCATCTATGCAACAAGATTATCCGACTGCGCGACATGAATACACATCTGCGCCATCACGATCTCGAACGCTTATCGCGACCACCACCTCGTATCTGTTTGAACCAGAACTGCGGGCGCACGCTGGATGCACGGAGCGGAGGCGTGAAGAACGACTCCCTAGGCCTATGTAACATCTGTTTCGGACCGCTATACGTCGACACCTACGATCCAGATGGAAAGGCACTCCGCCGCCGCATCGAGCGCCGATACCTCTCGCAAATGATGACCGGCTGCGGGAAACAGTGGTGCCAGAACGAGTATTGCAAGACCGGAAaatccaacaacaacacTAATAACACCCAACCGCCAACCATGACCACTGCGAACATCTTAACCGCAACACGCCCACTGACCAACGCCATCAACTTGCAACCAGATAGCACGCCCAACACCGCAccattcttcttctgcacTGACCAAACTGGTCAGCAGCGCCGCACTATGGCTGAGATGCTAGCGGCAGAAGGGGATGTGACTTCTGGTGGGAAGACGTATGATCTGGCTTGGTgcgttgctgctgttgaagCTACAAGTGGGAATTTGGATAGGGCAAAGGAGTGGTTGGATAATTGGGCACCGTCGAAGGGGGAGGATGTTCGAGCTGTTGCATAA
- a CDS encoding transporter YIP1 (BUSCO:EOG092643QW;~COG:U;~EggNog:ENOG410PJZA;~InterPro:IPR006977;~PFAM:PF04893;~TransMembrane:5 (i138-156o162-181i226-244o250-270i282-300o);~go_component: GO:0016020 - membrane [Evidence IEA]) produces the protein MAQYYPQQQPYGAQASAQNLQFFPSSYSSLSGHTTPSQAAYGGGFGTPPYPAAQAYPGGGTGGYGGFGSPAAGVSGRMGEQGGLRTGWLAAFGTEGYEGEPPLLEELGVNFEHIRTKTLTVLNPFARIDQHLMDDSDLYGALLYIVLYGTFLLLSGKVFYGYIYGVAVFGTVALHLILSLMSPALDTSASPNAADPTNYDPHSKPEGSTAVGHFSATLTFPRSASVLGYCFLPLVMTSLIGILAPMDTMFGYLLTTAAVGWCTYSSSGMFCAVARMRGMRGLVAYPLALFYVVFGIMGIFSSRGSGTLAAKTGTA, from the exons ATGGCCCAATACTatccgcagcagcaaccatACGGAGCTCAGGCTTCTGCGCAAAACCTCCAGTTCTTCCCTTCATCTTACAGCTCTCTATCCGGACACACGACACCTTCTCAAGCAGCATATGGCGGCGGCTTCGGGACCCCCCCTTATCCTGCTGCCCAGGCGTATCCCGGGGGCGGGACCGGTGGCTACGGGGGTTTTGGATCTCCGGCCGCAGGAGTGAGTGGGAGGATGGGTGAGCAGGGTGGATTAAGGACGGGATGGCTGGCAGCGTTTGGGACAGAAGGGTATGAAGGAGAGCCACCACTGTTGGAGGAGTTGGGCGTCAATTTTGAGCACATTCGGACAAAG acattgACTGTGTTGAACCCGTTCGCTCGAATTGATCAACACCTCATGGACGATAGCGATCTCTACGGCGCCCTCCTTTACATCGTCCTCTACGGaaccttcctcctcctctccggTAAAGTCTTCTACGGCTACATCTACGGCGTCGCAGTCTTCGGCACCGTCGCCCTACATCTAATCCTCAGTCTCATGTCCCCTGCCCTTGATACATCCGCAAGCCCCAACGCAGCAGACCCAACCAACTACGACCCGCATAGCAAGCCGGAGGGTTCCACCGCCGTTGGCCACTTCTCGGCGACTTTGACGTTCCCCCGCTCCGCGAGTGTGCTGGGATACTGTTTCTTGCCTCTTGTGATGACGAGCCTGATTGGCATCTTGGCACCCATGGATACTATGTTCGGATACTTGTTGACCACCGCTGCGGTGGGGTGGTGCACGTACAGCTCGTCGGGGATGTTCTGTGCCGTGGCCAGGATGCGCGGTATGCGAGGACTGGTCGCATATCCGTTGGCGCTGTTTTACGTCGTCTTTGGAATTATGGGGATTTTCTCGTCGAGGGGGAGTGGGACACTCGCTGCGAAGACCGGGACTGCTTAA
- the sam50 gene encoding SAM complex subunit SAM50 (BUSCO:EOG09263DQH;~COG:M;~EggNog:ENOG410PGJI;~InterPro:IPR000184,IPR039910;~PFAM:PF01103;~go_component: GO:0019867 - outer membrane [Evidence IEA]), translating into MSSPLSAEDDDIFGRLQQRADPKVQEEQQQAMNERVRAIYQKAQTRLGELIDQNSTLPCAISSIQVVNAPNTRRGFLERIFNPLLSANRNRPYSLAEALREVSARAEKLSRFDLFQEPIQVYLDQSPDADVRSGLANIDVYLAAKEKSRVLLKTGTDLGNTEGSAYGNLLWRNVLGGAETLNLNASLGTRTRSAYQAAFESPILSDPDFRFEIGGIASSTQKSWASHEEVVKGGWSKLRWLNRSGHRHELGYNGFWRQMTGLAEQASPTVRADAGDSVKSSVFHSWANDQRDNPLLPSRGYYAKTFNELAGLGPLKGDVSFWKSEVETQGALPIPIPFMKGDSGISFTTGFRAGILYPLGLDFKSQPQLSRVNDRFFLGGPTDVRGFRLCGLGPHDGADAVGGDVYAAGSANLLFPLPRVGTGKPLRLQAFVNGGRLLPLRTSNQSTPTTSVEVQDAMTSTISELANEMPSVAAGFGLVYAHPVARFELNFSLPLGLRKGEEGRKGLQLGIGINFL; encoded by the exons ATGTCCTCTCCACTGTCTGCCGAAGATGACGAC ATCTTCGGGCGTCTCCAGCAGCGTGCGGATCCGAAGGTGCAGGAGGAGCAACAGCAGGCTATGAACGAACGGGTCCGAGCAATTTATCAGAAGGCTCAGACACGGCTCGGGGAATTG ATCGATCAAAACTCGACTCTCCCCTGTGCTATCTCTTCTATCCAGGTCGTAAATGCACCCAACACGCGCAGAGGCTTCCTGGAGCGAATCTTCAACCCATTGTTGAGCGCGAACAGAAATAGGCCATACTCCCTTGCTGAGGCTTTGCGAGAAGTCTCGGCACGCGCCGAAAAGCTTAGCAGATTCG ACCTCTTCCAAGAGCCAATCCAGGTATACCTTGACCAGAGTCCGGATGCAGACGTGAGGTCAGGACTCGCCAATATCGACGTCTACTTAGCGGCTAAAGAGAAATCCCGCGTTCTGTTGAAGACCGGAACCGACCTCGGAAATACGGAGGGCTCTGCTTATGGTAACCTTCTCTGGCGCAACGTTCTTGGCGGCGCCGAAACGTTGAACTTAAACGCTTCTTTGGGCACTAGGACAAGGTCGGCTTATCAGGCAGCCTTTGAAAGCCCTATCCTTAGTGACCCAGACTTCCGCTTTGAAATCGGCGGGATTGCCAGCTCTACCCAGAAGTCTTGGGCAAGTCACGAGGAGGTTGTCAAGGGAGGTTGGAGCAAGCTCCGCTGGCTGAACCGGTCCGGACACCGCCACGAACTTGGTTACAACGGATTTTGGAGACAGATGACGGGTCTGGCTGAACAGGCATCGCCCACCGTTCGCGCAGATGCTGGAGACAGCGTGAAAAGCAGTGTCTTCCACAGCTGGGCCAACGACCAGAGAGATAACCCGTTGCTTCCGTCTCGCGGATACTACGCCAAAACCTTTAACGAATTAGCTGGTTTGGGTCCATTGAAAGGCGACGTTTCTTTCTGGAAATCTGAAGTTGAGACACAGGGAGCCCTGCCGATCCCAATCCCGTTCATGAAAGGTGATAGTGGCATCAGCTTCACCACTGGGTTCCGTGCTGGCATTCTCTATCCTCTAGGACTTGACTTCAAATCTCAGCCCCAGTTGTCTCGCGTCAATGACCGCTTCTTCCTTGGTGGACCTACCGACGTTCGTGGCTTCCGTCTCTGTGGCCTTGGTCCTCATGATGGAGCTGATGCCGTGGGAGGTGACGTGTACGCCGCTGGTAGTGCCAATCTGCTCTTCCCACTGCCCCGCGTTGGTACTGGGAAGCCCTTACGTCTGCAAGCATTCGTGAACGGTGGTCGGTTGCTGCCCCTCCGGACCTCGAACCAGAGCACCCCTACCACCAGTGTAGAGGTCCAGGATGCCATGACTTCTACAATCTCGGAGTTGGCCAATGAAATGCCTAGCGTCGCTGCTGGCTTTGGACTTGTCTATGCTCATCCAGTTGCGAGATTTGAATTGAacttctctcttcctttgGGGTTGCGGAAGGGCGAAGAAGGACGAAAGGGGTTGCAGTTGGGAATCGGCATCAACTTTCTGTAA
- the UBC6 gene encoding ubiquitin-conjugating enzyme E2 (COG:O;~EggNog:ENOG410PGC6;~InterPro:IPR016135,IPR000608;~PFAM:PF00179;~TransMembrane:1 (i255-272o)), whose amino-acid sequence MATKAAYKRLTREYQNIQKNPPPYIIAHPSESNILEWHYILTGPPGTPYENGQYWGTLVFPPEYPFAPPAIRMHTPSGRFQPSTRLCLSISDFHPKSFNPAWEVSTILIGLLSFMTSEEMTTGSVSASEPERRVLAARSRWWNSTGGGSHANATPGVTPTAKGINNVKAGDGGLKFRTEWPELDEENWKWMKDNRIDSTTGQLIPDLNATANKCSPETNALRRRAYGTSNRIGNVMEGGHVAREAGQSWVQRNKIWIGLAVIFGYALLTRLVNDVQG is encoded by the exons ATGGCGACAAAAGCAGCGTATAAGCGG CTCACCCGTGAATACCAAAATATTCAAAAGAACCCCCCTCCTTACATCATCGCACACCCCTCAGAGTCGAACATCCTCGA ATGGCATTATATCCTTACCGGCCCTCCGGGGACACCGTATGAGAATGGGCAGTACTGGGGTACTCTAGTGTTTCCCCCGGAATATCCTTTCGCGCCTCCAGCCATTCGCATGCATACCCCAAGTGGTCGATTCCAGCCGTCTACTCGACTTTGCCTCAGCATCAGTGACTTCCACCCTAAGTCCTTCAACCCTGCATGGGAGGTGTCGACCATCCTTATCGgacttctttctttcatGACCAGCGAGGAGATGACGACTGGTAGCGTTAGTGCATCTGAGCCGGAACGAAGAGTCCTGGCGGCGCGATCACGATGGTGGAACTCCACTGGTGGGGGCTCTCATGCCAATGCCACCCCGGGAGTGACACCTACAGCCAAAGGTATTAACAACGTGAAGGCTGGTGACGGTGGACTGAAGTTTCGCACTGAGTGGCCGGAATTAGACGAAGAAAATTGGAAATGGATGAAGGACAACCGTATCGACTCGACGACTGGGCAACTCATTCCCGACCTGAATGCGACGGCGAACAAATGCTCTCCTGAGACTAATGCACTGCGCAGACGTGCTTATGGTACTAGCAATCGAATCGGAAACGTTATGGAGGGAGGCCATGTCGCACGGGAGGCCGGTCAGAGCTGGGTGCAACGCAATAAGATATGGATTGGTCTGGCCGTTATCTTCGGCTATGCATTGCTTACGAGACTGGTAAATGATGTTCAAGGATAA
- a CDS encoding uncharacterized protein (COG:I;~EggNog:ENOG410PIY6;~InterPro:IPR042099,IPR000873), which translates to MVSGDGTGSDPNTTHLQCIPAQANQLTGTSSSKNANMLIRFTADALEVGEIILQENLCAKKYFKYPELTEKLFAGGWMRTEDLAVWHPNGAIQILDRAKDTIISGKLNPVGYKLNITHLY; encoded by the coding sequence ATGGTCTCCGGGGATGGCACTGGTAGTGATCCAAACACTACGCATTTGCAGTGCATCCCAGCCCAGGCCAACCAGTTAACTGGCACTTCTTCTTCGAAGAATGCCAATATGCTAATCAGATTTACTGCCGATGCGCTGGAGGTCGGGGAGATTATCCTGCAGGAGAACCTGTGTGCTAAAAAGTACTTCAAGTATCCGGAATTGACCGAAAAACTCTTTGCCGGAGGATGGATGCGTACTGAAGATTTGGCAGTGTGGCATCCTAATGGAGCAATTCAGATCTTGGACCGCGCAAAGGACACCATCATTAGTGGCAAGCTTAATCCCGTGGGCTATAAGCTTAACATCACACATTTATACTAA
- a CDS encoding uncharacterized protein (COG:S;~EggNog:ENOG410PUHI;~InterPro:IPR021858;~PFAM:PF11951;~TransMembrane:1 (o285-305i)) translates to MQKASVMNAVPTHPFPAVDRPTFTFIDHDQDFSSKRIKNVKSRKAIRSHVMRDVRRRERLAGLKRGSKREAQLQKLPKPAPAHIVPDSSEDSSSDQATSCWSSSSPSSSSSSSSSSPPQVTESSVDLVLRQPKQQFLTQWGASNPLNGSSSNPVSQIIWELDPFSTLQCVAGMPSMVPELILYYETVYVPTTFPNAQNGSKQANKALTTTSAFSDAGSFFGLMSMCAAHRAILSGRHSDLIDAEGSSRSLYDPDYYIMKDRCIREMEAKVRDPNRALSNEAFDTIVSLLTSALIVGLFSEIRIHLKGLKHMVDMRGGITARGIRGSSIWAAIVVVDIKAASGLMTTPVFPLAWGSKHVPVDVQERIQPPEFSLTNRFGNALCANTLLSCSLRRVIHAFRGVAFYSEAIQTNPFSLQPKDHEFFRLFICEIEHRFVSYVDSESEVTVLHPIEAVTRTAAICYLNNLLIVSPPSTGLGRALTKHLKSAANKCTLPLLAQLPEENAVLLAWALFIGAQGSTGQIEHDWFIEQLATIAVICGWSHWDQVSDSLSEYLYVSQVQSPIWKTIWDKVVAFVPTGIIGAY, encoded by the exons ATGCAGAAAGCCAGCGTCATGAATGCTGTTCCTACCCATCCTTTTCCTGCAG TGGATCGGCCGACATTTACTTTCATCGATCATGATCAAGACTTCAGTTCCAAACGAATTAAAAATGTCAAGTCCCGCAAGGCTATCCGCTCTCACGTTATGCGCGATGTGCGTCGTCGTGAACGACTAGCTGGCCTGAAGCGAGGCTCCAAGCGGGAAGCTCAATTGCAGAAACTCCCCAAACCCGCCCCCGCCCACATTGTGCCGGACAGTTCTGAGGATTCCTCCAGCGATCAAGCAACGTCATGCTGgagctcttcttctccatcgtcatcttcatcctcgtcgtcgtcttctcctcctcaagTGACAGAGTCCAGTGTTGATCTTGTCCTCCGCCAGCCAAAACAGCAGTTTTTGACACAATGGGGTGCCAGCAATCCCCTAAACGGGTCGAGTTCAAATCCCGTGTCCCAAATAATTTGGGAACTCGATCCATTTAGTACCTTGCAGTGTGTTGCTGGAATGCCATCCATGGTCCCGGAATTGATACTATACT ATGAGACTGTATACGTACCGACGACGTTTCCGAATGCGCAAAATGGATCAAAACAAGCCAACAAGGCGCTCACGACCACATCCGCCTTCTCGGATGCTGGCAGCTTTTTCGGCTTGATGAGCATGTGTGCGGCACATCGAGCTATTCTTTCCGGACGTCATTCGGATCTAATAGATGCGGAAGGCTCATCCCGCAGCCTTTATGACCCAGACTATTATATCATGAAAGATAGATGCATTCGGGAGATGGAGGCCAAAGTACGCGATCCAAATCGGGCACTTAGCAATGAAGCGTTCGATACGATTGTTAGCCTCCTGACCAGCGCG TTGATCGTAGGTCTTTTCTCGGAGATCAGGATCCATCTTAAAGGTTTGAAACACATGGTGGACATGCGGGGAGGAATCACGGCCCGCGGCATTCGTGGTTCGTCCATTTGGGCTGCTATTGTTGT AGTCGATATCAAGGCTGCTTCGGGCCTTATGACTACACCGGTATTCCCACTTGCTTGGGGCTCGAAGCATGTACCAGTAGATGTCCAAGAGCGGATTCAGCCGCCGGAGTTCTCACTAACCAACCGCTTTGGCAACGCTCTCTGTGCAAACACACTGTTGAGTTGCTCCCTACGAAGGGTCATCCATGCGTTTCGTGGGGTTGCCTTTTATAGCGAGGCAATTCAAACAAACCCGTTTTCTCTCCAGCCCAAGGACCATGAATTTTTCCGCCTTTTTATATGCGAAATCGAGCATCGATTTGTCAGCTACGTTGATTCTGAGTCTGAAGTAACAGTTCTTCACCCGATTGAAGCGGTCACCAGGACAGCGGCAATTTGCTACCTCAATAATCTTTTGATTGTCTCCCCACCGTCGACAGGTCTTGGCCGCGCGCTCACAAAACATTTAAAGAGTGCAGCAAACAAATGCACACTTCCACTGCTGGCGCAGCTACCGGAGGAGAACGCCGTGCTTCTTGCATGGGCACTGTTCATCGGGGCCCAGGGCTCAACAGGACAGATTGAACATGACTGGTTTATTGAGCAGCTCGCAACTATCGCAGTAATCTGTGGATGGAGTCACTGGGATCAGGTATCAGATTCATTGAGCGAATACCTTTATGTTTCTCAGGTTCAAAGTCCGATCTGGAAAACCATCTGGGACAAGGTTGTCGCTTTTGTTCCAACAGGCATCATTGGGGCCTACTAG
- the CYC3 gene encoding holocytochrome c synthase CYC3 (COG:C,O;~EggNog:ENOG410PHVD;~InterPro:IPR000511;~PFAM:PF01265;~go_component: GO:0005739 - mitochondrion [Evidence IEA];~go_function: GO:0004408 - holocytochrome-c synthase activity [Evidence IEA]), producing MGWFWADPLPKSGPVAPNPLASSDASPPPGCPMHASNATPASPPPSHPEPPSACPVKSLDSPFYTPLKTTPSPSQPPSSSENKPSTLSKLNPLNYMFSSISQERAPNQNVDLPVEREISSIPRGDSDGNWEYPSPQQMYNAMLRKGFTDTPQDAVESMVAVHNFLNEGAWDEIVGWERIFAKGFKSAWDKCKRGEENIAMDAFRDEVMGIVDEESTPRLLRFQGRPKELTPKAQILQALGWLYPAKFETSPPFDRHDWYVMRQTPSGPKEVRYVIDYYSGPPEPSGEPVFFLDIRPALDTPTAAVERLMRWGGDVWWRASGGSARGKAHD from the exons ATGGGTTGGTTCTGGGCAGACCCGCTACCAAAGTCAGGGCCTGTGGCTCCGAATCCATTGGCATCGTCCGATGCCTCCCCTCCA CCGGGATGCCCAATGCATGCTTCGAACGCTACTCCCGCTTCACCCCCGCCATCTCACCCTGAGCCACCCAGTGCCTGTCCGGTCAAGTCTCTGGACTCTCCATTCTATACGCCCCTGAAAACCACACCCTCGCCGTCGCAGCCCCCGTCTTCTTCCGAGAACAAGCCCTCAACCTTATCCAAGCTCAACCCCCTGAATTACATGTTCTCGTCCATCTCCCAGGAACGAGCCCCGAATCAGAATGTCGATCTCCCCGTCGAGCGAGAAATCTCTTCGATACCGCGGGGCGACTCAGATGGTAACTGGGAATACCCATCTCCTCAGCAGATGTACAACGCGATGCTGCGCAAGGGCTTCACCGACACACCTCAGGATGCTGTGGAATCGATGGTTGCAGTTCACAATTTCCTAAACGAGGGTGCTTGGGATGAGATCGTCGGCTGGGAGCGTATCTTCGCCAAGGGTTTCAAGAGTGCATGGGATAAGTGCAAGCGGGGTGAAGAGAATATCGCCATGGATGCATTTAGAGATGAAGTTATGGGGATTGTTGATGAGGAATCAACGCCTCGTCTTCTTAGATTCCAGGGTCGGCCGAAGGAGCTGACTCCTAAGGCGCAAATACTCCAGGCATTGGGGTGGCTGTATCCGGCCAAGTTTGA GACGAGTCCTCCATTCGACCGCCACGACTGGTACGTCATGCGACAGACACCATCAGGCCCTAAGGAAGTCCGCTATGTGATCGACTACTACTCAGGACCTCCGGAACCTTCCGGTGAACCAGTGTTCTTCCTTGACATTCGACCAGCCTTGGATACTCCAACGGCCGCCGTTGAACGACTGATGAGATGGGGGGGAGACGTCTGGTGGCGGGCCAGTGGTGGTTCCGCTCGTGGAAAGGCTCATGATTGA